The following are encoded in a window of Rosa chinensis cultivar Old Blush chromosome 4, RchiOBHm-V2, whole genome shotgun sequence genomic DNA:
- the LOC112198842 gene encoding uncharacterized protein LOC112198842, which translates to MGSKHAVDLGLHTCTYKRWQLSGIPCVHAICAIKFKKQKATLYYDDYLMPSSYLESYNPIIYPIAREDDWEPVDYPIAPPPFKVQPGRPKMKRHKEPGEKEKAPPPPAPKEGKLPKTGIKMSCKICGQQGHNKLDCPVTKAKKAAATVSS; encoded by the coding sequence ATGGGCAGTAAGCATGCTGTAGATTTAGGACTCCATACATGCACCTACAAGAGGTGGCAGCTCAGTGGCATACCATGTGTGCATGCTATATGTGCAATCAAGTTCAAGAAGCAGAAGGCAACCTTGTACTATGATGACTACCTCATGCCTTCATCTTATTTGGAGTCCTACAACCCAATCATATATCCAATTGCAAGGGAGGATGATTGGGAGCCAGTTGACTATCCCATTGCACCTCCACCTTTTAAGGTGCAGCCTGGTAGGCCTAAGATGAAGAGGCATAAGGAACCAGGAGAGAAGGAAAAGGCCCCACCACCACCTGCTCCTAAAGAGGGTAAACTGCCTAAAACTGGGATCAAGATGTCTTGCAAGATATGTGGCCAGCAAGGACACAACAAATTGGATTGTCCTGTAACAAAGGCAAAAAAGGCAGCTGCAACTGTGAGTTCATGA